A region from the Clostridia bacterium genome encodes:
- a CDS encoding DUF512 domain-containing protein, translated as MSSHVPSRAPRPAVIASVEPGSMACAAGIEPGDALVAINGHPIRDIIDYRYHAASAAAALEIEKPGGTRVIVELANGFDPRLGIEFDDALFDRQKRCANRCVFCFIDQLPRGMRKTLYVKDDDYRLSFLQGNFVTLTNLSEGELHRIIRLRLSPIYVSVHSTDDSIRAMLLGRLAPRPIMVTLRRLAAARIEFHTQVVMAPGMNDGEVLERTISDLWGLSPYCASVGVVPVGLTSHRQGLPKLTPVTPNVALATVRQIEAAQRRFTAERGIRFVFAADEFYCMASQPIPPGSAYEGYPQLENGIGLSRLFIDEFAAIEPELPRSVSRPISATVVTGASGAQVIGHAIDRLNRIGGVSIRIATIVNEFMGPSITVTGLVVGKDIISTLSGREEQIGDFVVIPEVMLRREGDRLLDNTTPDDISTALGVPVRVAPVTARGLVEAAIGAGCAAPDSCEVR; from the coding sequence ATGTCGTCTCATGTCCCCTCCCGAGCTCCGCGGCCAGCGGTCATCGCATCGGTTGAACCTGGCAGCATGGCTTGCGCGGCAGGCATCGAACCCGGGGATGCACTAGTCGCGATCAATGGCCATCCAATCCGCGATATCATCGACTACAGATATCACGCTGCCTCCGCTGCGGCAGCCTTGGAGATTGAGAAGCCAGGCGGAACCAGGGTCATCGTAGAATTGGCCAATGGATTCGATCCTCGGCTTGGAATCGAGTTCGATGACGCTCTGTTCGATCGGCAAAAGCGCTGCGCGAACAGGTGCGTTTTCTGTTTCATAGATCAGCTGCCGCGCGGCATGCGCAAGACCCTGTATGTGAAGGACGACGACTACAGGCTCTCATTCCTGCAGGGCAACTTCGTCACACTCACGAACCTCAGCGAGGGGGAACTCCACCGCATCATCAGGCTCCGTCTGTCGCCGATCTACGTATCGGTTCACAGCACCGACGATTCCATCAGGGCTATGCTTCTGGGCAGACTGGCGCCAAGGCCTATCATGGTGACGCTTCGTCGACTTGCGGCTGCTAGGATCGAGTTCCACACCCAGGTGGTGATGGCGCCGGGAATGAACGATGGCGAGGTGCTGGAACGCACAATCTCCGATCTGTGGGGCCTATCGCCGTACTGCGCATCAGTGGGCGTGGTCCCTGTGGGCCTTACCTCCCACAGGCAGGGCCTTCCGAAACTGACGCCGGTCACGCCGAATGTAGCTTTGGCAACCGTGCGTCAGATCGAGGCGGCGCAGCGAAGGTTCACCGCAGAACGGGGAATCAGGTTCGTGTTCGCAGCGGATGAGTTCTACTGCATGGCATCCCAGCCGATCCCTCCGGGCAGCGCCTATGAGGGGTATCCTCAGCTCGAGAACGGCATCGGCCTTTCCAGGTTGTTCATTGACGAGTTTGCCGCCATCGAACCCGAGTTGCCGAGGTCGGTCAGCCGCCCCATCAGCGCCACTGTCGTCACAGGCGCCTCAGGGGCGCAGGTGATCGGGCATGCTATTGACAGGCTGAACCGAATCGGCGGAGTGAGCATCCGGATCGCGACAATCGTGAACGAGTTCATGGGCCCCTCAATCACCGTGACAGGACTGGTGGTTGGGAAAGACATAATCAGCACCCTCTCAGGTCGAGAAGAGCAGATCGGCGATTTCGTCGTAATCCCCGAGGTAATGCTGCGGCGGGAAGGCGATAGGCTCCTCGACAACACCACTCCTGACGACATTTCGACTGCACTGGGTGTGCCAGTGCGGGTTGCCCCCGTCACAGCCCGCGGCCTAGTAGAGGCCGCGATAGGCGCGGGGTGCGCGGCGCCAGATAGTTGCGAGGTGAGATGA
- the der gene encoding ribosome biogenesis GTPase Der, which translates to MAKPLVAIVGRPNVGKSALFNRIIRSRVSIVDDSPGITRDRIYGDAEWCGRTFAVVDTGGIETDPPNDISAKMRVQAELAIAQADVLVFVVDSRCGITSEDQEVANILRRARKPVVVAANKVDDPRHFDYGLYALGLGEPIAVSAVHGIGIGDLLDAIADGFPEKAALDEAEDERIRIAVIGRPNVGKSSIVNRILGEERSIVSDLPGTTRDAIDSSFEFEGEQYAIVDTAGIRKHSKVSESVERYSVLRALRAVDRCDVAVTVLDGTEDPATQDTKIAGYAHDAGKAAVIAVNKWDIVERKDATAREYESKVRDLLQFMPYAPVVFVSAITGRRISKLLETICTCAGQHRRRVQTSLVNKVIEDAVLRNPPPDEKGKQIRILYAAQVSAKPPRFVVFSNYPEYIHFSYKRFLENVLRDSFEFVGTPIEIALKRRE; encoded by the coding sequence ATGGCGAAACCCCTGGTTGCGATTGTCGGGCGTCCCAATGTGGGAAAATCTGCCCTGTTCAACAGGATCATCAGAAGCAGAGTGTCGATCGTGGATGACTCGCCTGGAATCACCCGTGATCGCATATACGGTGATGCAGAGTGGTGTGGCCGCACGTTCGCAGTTGTGGATACTGGGGGCATTGAGACAGATCCTCCGAACGATATCTCGGCCAAGATGCGCGTCCAGGCTGAACTCGCCATCGCCCAGGCGGATGTGCTCGTATTCGTTGTCGATTCCAGATGCGGAATCACCTCCGAGGATCAGGAGGTGGCCAACATTCTCCGGAGGGCCAGAAAGCCGGTGGTGGTGGCTGCCAACAAAGTGGATGATCCGCGGCACTTCGACTACGGCCTCTACGCGCTCGGACTCGGAGAGCCGATTGCGGTGTCAGCTGTGCACGGGATCGGAATCGGCGATCTGCTCGATGCTATCGCAGATGGTTTCCCCGAGAAGGCCGCTTTGGATGAGGCCGAGGATGAGCGCATACGCATAGCCGTCATAGGCAGGCCGAACGTGGGTAAGTCGTCGATTGTCAACAGGATACTTGGTGAAGAGAGATCCATTGTGAGCGATTTACCCGGCACTACCAGAGACGCGATTGACTCCTCATTTGAGTTCGAGGGTGAGCAGTATGCCATTGTAGATACTGCAGGGATTCGCAAACATTCGAAGGTATCGGAATCCGTGGAGAGATACTCGGTTCTGAGAGCGCTCCGAGCAGTCGACAGGTGTGACGTGGCAGTCACGGTGCTGGACGGCACTGAGGACCCGGCCACACAGGACACCAAGATTGCGGGATACGCCCATGATGCTGGAAAAGCGGCAGTCATAGCAGTGAACAAGTGGGATATCGTTGAGCGGAAAGATGCGACGGCGCGGGAATATGAAAGCAAAGTGCGGGACCTGTTGCAGTTCATGCCATATGCGCCTGTCGTCTTCGTTTCTGCCATAACAGGGCGCAGGATCTCGAAACTGCTTGAGACCATCTGCACATGCGCTGGTCAGCATCGGAGGCGAGTCCAGACATCTCTTGTCAACAAGGTGATTGAAGACGCAGTGCTCCGCAATCCTCCACCAGATGAAAAGGGCAAACAGATCCGGATACTATATGCCGCCCAGGTGAGCGCCAAGCCGCCCCGGTTCGTTGTGTTCTCCAACTACCCGGAGTACATACACTTCTCATATAAGCGGTTCCTTGAGAATGTCCTCCGCGATTCGTTCGAGTTCGTGGGCACGCCCATTGAGATCGCTCTGAAGCGAAGAGAATAG
- the plsY gene encoding glycerol-3-phosphate 1-O-acyltransferase PlsY: MNLRSALLILGSYLLGSIPFGVILGKLIVGVDVRAYGSGNTGATNVLRTLGFGFAFATFLLDAGKGAIVAYSARALMLPVAQVGMAGIAVVAGHDWPVFLGFKGGKGIAATFGFLMVASPLVGLTFALVWLAVVVPTRYASLGSIVASIAAPIVAYFVTSSVQMPLACAVLAVLAVWRHRSNISRLLSGTERKFGERVR; this comes from the coding sequence ATGAATCTCCGTTCTGCGCTGCTTATCCTTGGCAGCTACCTTCTCGGCTCTATCCCGTTCGGCGTCATCCTCGGAAAACTCATCGTAGGAGTGGATGTGCGGGCGTACGGAAGTGGAAACACCGGTGCAACCAATGTCCTGAGGACTCTGGGCTTCGGATTCGCCTTTGCCACATTCCTGCTGGACGCGGGGAAAGGCGCCATTGTCGCCTACTCGGCGCGAGCCCTCATGTTGCCTGTTGCACAGGTCGGCATGGCAGGGATCGCTGTTGTGGCCGGGCATGATTGGCCTGTGTTCTTGGGATTCAAGGGCGGCAAAGGCATAGCCGCCACCTTTGGATTCCTCATGGTGGCGTCGCCACTGGTAGGCCTCACTTTTGCCCTCGTGTGGCTCGCAGTGGTCGTCCCCACTAGGTATGCATCGCTTGGCTCGATCGTGGCTTCGATCGCGGCGCCCATCGTTGCCTACTTCGTTACGTCATCAGTGCAGATGCCACTGGCATGTGCCGTGCTTGCGGTTCTTGCGGTGTGGAGGCACAGATCCAACATATCGAGGCTATTGTCGGGCACTGAACGCAAGTTCGGAGAACGCGTGCGCTAG
- a CDS encoding HEAT repeat domain-containing protein has product MRVSPPECDRIKSLVEQLELLEQDLSRVAPSDRDNAVEQVASVRAELLDLLSDILIAGDDSMRRTAAYGLSKLQDARCVPLLIGALSDSDETVRGWAAEGLAASKNSVALTPLVRALRDESVYVYYSACSGLKAIRSDDLWPLLQQELQSPQSFVRKRVIKLLGDLREHRALPQIMEYACDDEDAGARYEAVEALRKIGDRRAVDTLVSCLEDESHEVRCGAIQALRWMGDSRAVESLIRVCLENEDLRLLSIQALRDIAGDEAIGPVVQALHRMRELVRSTADKVLSRTDAEHDTTAG; this is encoded by the coding sequence GTGCGTGTATCTCCTCCAGAGTGCGACCGGATCAAGTCGCTAGTCGAGCAGCTGGAACTGCTTGAGCAGGACCTCTCCAGAGTGGCGCCGAGCGACCGCGACAATGCTGTCGAGCAGGTTGCCTCCGTAAGGGCGGAACTGCTCGATCTTCTTTCTGATATCCTGATTGCCGGTGACGATTCCATGCGCCGCACAGCTGCTTACGGCCTGTCGAAGCTGCAGGACGCGCGGTGCGTGCCACTTCTCATAGGAGCGTTGTCCGATTCCGATGAGACTGTTCGCGGGTGGGCTGCTGAGGGGCTAGCGGCGTCGAAGAACTCCGTTGCACTAACACCCCTAGTTCGCGCGCTGCGCGATGAGAGTGTGTACGTATACTACAGCGCGTGCAGTGGGCTCAAAGCGATCCGGTCGGATGATCTTTGGCCTCTTCTGCAGCAGGAACTGCAGTCGCCCCAATCCTTCGTCCGCAAGAGGGTCATCAAGCTCCTTGGAGACCTGCGCGAACACCGCGCCCTGCCTCAGATAATGGAGTATGCCTGTGACGACGAGGACGCGGGCGCCCGATATGAGGCCGTGGAAGCCCTGCGCAAGATCGGCGATAGGCGTGCAGTCGATACCCTCGTATCATGCCTGGAGGATGAGTCACACGAGGTGCGCTGTGGCGCGATTCAGGCACTTCGGTGGATGGGAGATTCCCGCGCTGTGGAATCGCTCATCAGGGTATGCCTAGAAAATGAGGACCTCAGGCTCCTCTCCATTCAGGCCTTGCGCGACATAGCAGGCGACGAGGCAATAGGCCCTGTAGTCCAGGCTCTGCATCGCATGAGGGAGCTCGTAAGATCCACAGCCGATAAGGTTCTGAGCCGCACAGATGCTGAACATGATACAACAGCTGGCTAG